One Kineococcus radiotolerans SRS30216 = ATCC BAA-149 DNA window includes the following coding sequences:
- a CDS encoding LysR family transcriptional regulator, producing the protein MTSPLALDPRSLVVLHLVVRHGSLSGAARVLGWTHPAVSQHVRRLERAAGCALVERYGRGVRPTEAGAVLARHAADVAAALRGAGDCLAGLATDRPARLRVAAFPTACATIVLDAVRALAISAPGVAVDVLQAEPPEAFRALREGAADVAVVFDDVAPGVGPGGAGAAGLHARPAGRDPLLVVLPGTHPLAGRARVPLAALEDATVLAGCPTCRARWERHCARAGVRTRLHHQVTDDHVLMQAMVAAGQGAAVLPGLALSAHRRPDVVALPLDPPLGRDLTVLVRGDTPAAGPAAAFADRLAASVPAPGGTGG; encoded by the coding sequence GTGACGAGCCCGCTGGCCCTGGACCCCCGCAGCCTCGTCGTGCTCCACCTCGTCGTCCGCCACGGGTCGCTGTCGGGCGCCGCGCGCGTCCTCGGGTGGACCCACCCGGCGGTGTCCCAGCACGTGCGCCGGCTGGAACGCGCCGCCGGTTGCGCCCTCGTCGAGCGCTACGGGCGCGGGGTGCGCCCCACGGAGGCCGGGGCGGTCCTGGCCCGCCACGCCGCCGACGTCGCCGCCGCGCTGCGCGGCGCCGGCGACTGCCTGGCCGGCCTGGCCACCGACCGGCCCGCGCGCCTGCGCGTCGCCGCCTTCCCCACCGCCTGCGCCACGATCGTGCTCGACGCCGTCCGGGCCCTCGCGATCAGCGCCCCCGGGGTGGCCGTCGACGTCCTCCAGGCCGAACCCCCGGAGGCGTTCCGGGCCCTGCGCGAGGGCGCCGCCGACGTCGCCGTCGTCTTCGACGACGTCGCTCCCGGGGTCGGTCCCGGCGGGGCGGGTGCCGCGGGCCTGCACGCCCGCCCGGCCGGGCGCGACCCCCTCCTGGTCGTGCTGCCCGGGACCCACCCCCTGGCGGGGCGGGCGCGGGTCCCCCTCGCCGCGCTGGAGGACGCCACCGTCCTCGCCGGCTGCCCGACCTGCCGCGCGCGCTGGGAGCGGCACTGCGCCCGCGCCGGCGTCCGGACCCGCCTGCACCACCAGGTCACCGACGACCACGTGCTCATGCAGGCGATGGTGGCCGCCGGGCAGGGCGCGGCGGTCCTGCCCGGGCTCGCCCTGAGCGCCCACCGCCGCCCCGACGTGGTGGCCCTGCCGCTGGACCCCCCGCTCGGGCGCGACCTCACCGTCCTGGTCCGCGGCGACACCCCGGCGGCCGGGCCCGCGGCGGCTTTCGCCGACCGGCTCGCCGCGTCGGTGCCCGCCCCGGGCGGGACCGGCGGCTGA
- a CDS encoding PhzF family phenazine biosynthesis protein, with translation MRELRFTQVDVFSAVPLGGNPVAVVHDADDLTAGQMQRFAAWTNLSETTFLLRPTTPEADYRVRIFTTRGELPFAGHPTLGSARAWAEAGGTPRRPGVIVQECGAGPVEVRCTGSALAFAAPPLTRRGPLAPDLLARVLEGLGVGAGDVVASSHLVNGPEWVVVRLADAAGVLRLVPDPGPLAGLAVGVVGAHPEGHEAAVEVRAFVGEGATFVEDPVTGSLNAAIGQWLSDLPDRYVAAQGGAVGRAGRVRVEREGGRVWVGGDTEVVLRGTAAF, from the coding sequence GTGCGCGAGCTCCGCTTCACCCAGGTCGACGTGTTCTCCGCCGTGCCCCTGGGCGGGAACCCGGTCGCCGTGGTCCACGACGCCGACGACCTCACCGCCGGGCAGATGCAGCGCTTCGCCGCCTGGACGAACCTGTCCGAGACGACGTTCCTGCTGCGGCCGACGACCCCGGAGGCGGACTACCGGGTGCGGATCTTCACGACCCGCGGGGAGCTGCCGTTCGCCGGGCACCCCACGCTCGGTTCCGCCCGGGCCTGGGCGGAGGCCGGCGGCACCCCCCGCCGCCCCGGCGTCATCGTGCAGGAGTGCGGGGCCGGCCCGGTCGAGGTCCGCTGCACCGGGAGCGCCCTGGCCTTCGCCGCGCCGCCGCTGACGCGCCGGGGGCCGCTGGCCCCGGACCTGCTGGCGCGGGTGCTGGAGGGGCTCGGGGTGGGCGCGGGCGACGTCGTCGCGAGCTCCCACCTGGTCAACGGGCCCGAGTGGGTCGTGGTGCGGCTGGCCGACGCGGCGGGCGTCCTGCGGCTGGTCCCGGACCCGGGACCGCTGGCCGGGCTGGCCGTGGGCGTCGTGGGCGCCCACCCCGAGGGCCACGAGGCGGCGGTGGAGGTCCGCGCCTTCGTCGGCGAGGGCGCCACGTTCGTGGAGGACCCGGTGACGGGCAGCCTCAACGCCGCGATCGGGCAGTGGCTGAGCGACCTCCCCGACCGCTACGTCGCCGCGCAGGGGGGCGCGGTCGGGCGCGCGGGACGGGTGCGGGTCGAGCGCGAGGGCGGGCGCGTCTGGGTCGGCGGCGACACGGAGGTCGTGCTGCGGGGCACCGCCGCGTTCTGA
- the pdxY gene encoding pyridoxal kinase PdxY: MKVLSIQSAVAHGHVGNSAAVFPLQRIGVEVVPVHTVNFSNHTGYGSWRGPVMAASDVADVIAGVEERGVFPEIDVVLSGYQGGTGIGDVIVDTVRRVKAANPSAVYACDPVMGNAKSGCFVAPEIPHLLRDRVVPVADLITPNQFELGFLTGTDPSTIESTLASADAARAMGPSTVLVTSVERPDREDGTIEMLVVEDAGAWVVQTPLLPFKANGSGDVTAALFSAHHRETGDAALALERTASSVFDLIEATHRSGQRELRIVQAQESFANPRMQFSARRVR; the protein is encoded by the coding sequence ATGAAGGTCCTCTCGATCCAGTCGGCGGTGGCCCACGGCCACGTCGGCAACTCCGCGGCCGTGTTCCCCCTCCAGCGCATCGGGGTCGAGGTCGTCCCCGTCCACACGGTCAACTTCTCCAACCACACCGGCTACGGGTCGTGGCGGGGACCGGTCATGGCGGCTTCCGACGTCGCCGACGTCATCGCCGGGGTGGAGGAACGCGGGGTCTTCCCCGAGATCGACGTCGTGCTGTCCGGGTACCAGGGCGGCACCGGCATCGGCGACGTGATCGTGGACACCGTCCGCCGCGTCAAGGCCGCCAACCCCTCCGCGGTCTACGCCTGCGACCCGGTGATGGGCAACGCGAAGTCCGGCTGCTTCGTCGCCCCCGAGATCCCGCACCTGCTGCGCGACCGGGTCGTGCCCGTCGCCGACCTCATCACCCCGAACCAGTTCGAGCTGGGGTTCCTCACCGGGACCGACCCCTCGACGATCGAGTCGACGCTGGCCTCCGCCGACGCCGCCCGCGCGATGGGCCCCTCGACGGTGCTCGTCACCAGCGTCGAGCGCCCCGACCGCGAGGACGGGACGATCGAGATGCTCGTGGTCGAGGACGCCGGGGCGTGGGTCGTGCAGACCCCCCTGCTGCCGTTCAAGGCCAACGGGTCCGGCGACGTCACCGCCGCGCTGTTCTCCGCCCACCACCGCGAGACCGGCGACGCCGCGCTCGCCCTGGAGCGGACCGCCTCCAGCGTCTTCGACCTCATCGAGGCGACCCACCGCTCCGGGCAGCGGGAACTGCGCATCGTGCAGGCGCAGGAGTCCTTCGCGAACCCGCGGATGCAGTTCAGCGCCCGGCGCGTGCGCTGA
- a CDS encoding sugar ABC transporter substrate-binding protein encodes MSRTTARTATLLAGATLLAGALAGCGGDTATTSAAAAEGPHVAFLVPATSLRFMAYDVPNFSVELAQRCPTCVVDVQTAEDQATQNAQGVQAIRDGAEAVVVVALDGAAAGDLVSAANSADVPVVAYDRLLKDSAIDYYTSFDGGAVGELGGQAILDAIGTDTAGGAIVMLQGDPADNNAGLFAAGAHSVLDGKVDVASERYVAGWSADQAAVEMRAALGELNGRRLLGVYTAYDGLAAGALQALDEAGLSGVPITGQDAETAALQRILAGTQTMTVYKDLPGQARATADLVADVLEGKTPATTGTTDNGAGAVPTVLLQPQAVGKAEVQSEVLADGYTTVDALCAGAASQTCAEAGVSATR; translated from the coding sequence ATGAGCCGCACCACCGCGCGCACGGCGACCCTGCTCGCCGGGGCCACCCTCCTCGCCGGCGCCCTCGCCGGCTGCGGCGGGGACACCGCCACCACCTCGGCCGCCGCCGCGGAGGGACCGCACGTCGCCTTCCTCGTCCCCGCGACGTCGCTGCGCTTCATGGCCTACGACGTGCCGAACTTCTCCGTCGAGCTCGCCCAGCGGTGCCCGACGTGCGTCGTCGACGTCCAGACCGCCGAGGACCAGGCCACCCAGAACGCCCAGGGCGTGCAGGCGATCCGCGACGGGGCCGAGGCCGTGGTGGTGGTCGCCCTCGACGGCGCCGCGGCCGGTGACCTCGTCTCCGCGGCGAACTCCGCCGACGTCCCCGTCGTCGCCTACGACCGCCTCCTCAAGGACTCGGCGATCGACTACTACACCTCCTTCGACGGCGGGGCCGTGGGGGAGCTCGGCGGTCAGGCGATCCTGGACGCCATCGGCACCGACACCGCCGGGGGCGCGATCGTCATGCTCCAGGGCGACCCCGCCGACAACAACGCCGGGCTGTTCGCCGCCGGGGCGCACTCCGTCCTCGACGGGAAGGTCGACGTCGCCTCCGAGCGCTACGTCGCCGGGTGGAGCGCCGACCAGGCCGCCGTCGAGATGCGCGCGGCCCTGGGCGAGCTGAACGGCCGCCGGTTGCTGGGCGTCTACACCGCCTACGACGGCCTGGCCGCGGGTGCGCTGCAGGCCCTCGACGAGGCCGGTCTCTCCGGGGTCCCGATCACCGGTCAGGACGCCGAGACCGCTGCGCTGCAGCGCATCCTGGCCGGCACCCAGACGATGACGGTCTACAAGGACCTGCCCGGGCAGGCCCGCGCCACGGCCGACCTCGTCGCCGACGTCCTCGAGGGGAAGACCCCCGCGACGACCGGCACCACCGACAACGGGGCCGGCGCGGTCCCCACCGTCCTGCTGCAGCCGCAGGCGGTGGGGAAGGCGGAGGTCCAGAGCGAGGTCCTCGCCGACGGCTACACGACCGTCGACGCGCTGTGCGCCGGGGCCGCCAGCCAGACCTGCGCCGAGGCGGGCGTCTCCGCCACCCGCTGA
- a CDS encoding methyl-accepting chemotaxis protein, which produces MSKAPTGRGAGPRRRRFADRSVATKLAALVGVSSAMAAALLGVGLTGASEVNGRAHAIYAEDLVPAGQLAGIRAAAVEAQRDLANLALAQDDAARTDLQARLADDDQRLDDLVEDFSAATTTAQQRAELKEFTVWWDSYRATRDNFLLPLATSGDPADRAKFQTLYLGNVAILADHAQDALDALDASSDRHASASVAAASGSYSTARTAMVAVALAGLLITVLLATWTTRLVVRPLRQVVAVLDRVARGDLTATADVAQLDEVGRMAQALGTATGSMRDTVSSLHGEAVALASAAEELRANSRVIAGGVDDVSQRAAEVAQAANQVSAHIAGAAAGAEEMGSSIREISTNASRAADVAGDAVRIAGETGQTMAQLGRSSAEIGDVVKTITSIAEQTNLLALNATIEAARAGDAGRGFAVVAGEVKELSGQTARATEDIAQRIEAIQRDVDQAVAAIGSIGTVVAEISDYQGTIAAAVEEQAATTQEMGRSVADAAGGAGQIAATVDTVASAAHTTGSGASDSERAVGELAEMAARMRTTVSHFTY; this is translated from the coding sequence ATGTCGAAGGCGCCTACCGGCCGCGGTGCCGGCCCCCGCCGCCGGCGGTTCGCCGACCGGTCCGTGGCCACCAAGCTGGCCGCTCTCGTCGGGGTGTCCTCGGCGATGGCGGCCGCGCTGCTGGGCGTGGGCCTCACCGGCGCCTCCGAGGTCAACGGGCGCGCGCACGCCATCTACGCCGAGGACCTCGTCCCCGCCGGTCAGCTGGCCGGGATCCGGGCCGCGGCCGTCGAGGCGCAGCGCGACCTCGCCAACCTGGCCCTCGCCCAGGACGACGCCGCGCGCACCGACCTGCAGGCCCGCCTGGCCGACGACGACCAGCGGCTGGACGACCTCGTGGAGGACTTCTCCGCGGCCACCACGACCGCGCAGCAGCGGGCGGAGCTGAAGGAGTTCACCGTCTGGTGGGACTCCTACCGCGCCACCCGCGACAACTTCCTGCTGCCGCTGGCCACCTCCGGCGACCCCGCCGACCGCGCGAAGTTCCAGACCCTCTACCTGGGCAACGTGGCGATCCTCGCCGACCACGCCCAGGACGCGCTGGACGCCCTGGACGCCTCCAGCGACCGCCACGCCTCCGCCTCGGTGGCCGCCGCCTCCGGCAGCTACTCCACGGCCCGCACCGCCATGGTCGCCGTCGCCCTCGCCGGCCTGCTGATCACGGTCCTGCTGGCCACCTGGACCACCCGCCTGGTGGTCCGGCCGCTGCGCCAGGTCGTCGCGGTCCTCGACCGCGTCGCCCGCGGCGACCTCACCGCCACCGCCGACGTGGCCCAGCTCGACGAGGTCGGCCGGATGGCGCAGGCCCTCGGCACCGCGACCGGCAGCATGCGCGACACCGTCTCCAGCCTGCACGGCGAGGCCGTCGCGCTGGCCTCCGCGGCCGAGGAGCTGCGCGCGAACAGCCGCGTCATCGCCGGCGGCGTCGACGACGTCTCCCAGCGCGCGGCCGAGGTCGCCCAGGCCGCCAACCAGGTCAGCGCCCACATCGCCGGCGCCGCGGCCGGCGCGGAGGAGATGGGTTCCTCGATCCGCGAGATCTCGACCAACGCCTCCCGCGCGGCCGACGTGGCCGGCGACGCGGTGCGCATCGCGGGCGAGACCGGCCAGACGATGGCCCAGCTCGGCCGGTCCTCCGCCGAGATCGGGGACGTGGTCAAGACCATCACCTCCATCGCCGAGCAGACCAACCTGCTCGCGCTCAACGCGACGATCGAGGCCGCGCGGGCCGGTGACGCCGGCCGCGGGTTCGCGGTCGTGGCCGGCGAGGTGAAGGAGCTCAGCGGCCAGACCGCGCGGGCCACCGAGGACATCGCCCAGCGCATCGAGGCCATCCAGCGCGACGTGGACCAGGCGGTGGCCGCCATCGGCAGCATCGGCACGGTCGTCGCGGAGATCAGCGACTACCAGGGCACCATCGCCGCCGCGGTGGAGGAGCAGGCCGCCACGACCCAGGAGATGGGGCGCAGCGTCGCCGACGCCGCCGGCGGCGCGGGGCAGATCGCCGCCACCGTCGACACGGTGGCCTCCGCGGCCCACACCACGGGCTCCGGCGCCTCCGACAGCGAGCGCGCCGTCGGCGAGCTGGCCGAGATGGCCGCCCGCATGCGCACCACCGTCTCGCACTTCACCTACTGA
- a CDS encoding aspartate/glutamate racemase family protein — MQRIGIIGGMSWESTAEYLRSLNQGVRERLGGLHSARLVVATVDFAAVEPLQVAGRWGEAGDLLAAEARGLEAAGADLLLIATNTMHRVFDAVAGAVSVPVLHLADVTAVAVRAAGLSRVGLLATRYTMEQDFYRARLAEGGVTTIVPGEADREEVQRIVFEELCVGRVEDASRRRLLAVAAGLVAAGAEGIVLGCTELELSVGPDDAHGLAVPVFPTTALHCRAALDLALGG; from the coding sequence GTGCAGAGGATCGGGATCATCGGGGGCATGAGCTGGGAGTCGACCGCGGAGTACCTGCGGTCGCTGAACCAGGGGGTCCGCGAGCGCCTGGGGGGGCTGCACTCGGCGCGGCTCGTGGTGGCGACGGTCGACTTCGCCGCCGTCGAGCCGCTGCAGGTCGCCGGCCGCTGGGGGGAGGCCGGCGACCTGCTCGCCGCGGAGGCGAGGGGCCTCGAGGCGGCGGGGGCGGACCTGCTGCTCATCGCCACGAACACCATGCACCGGGTCTTCGACGCCGTCGCGGGCGCGGTGTCGGTGCCGGTCCTGCACCTGGCCGACGTCACGGCCGTGGCGGTGCGGGCGGCGGGGCTCAGCCGGGTCGGCCTGCTCGCGACCCGCTACACGATGGAGCAGGACTTCTACCGCGCGCGGCTGGCCGAGGGGGGCGTGACGACGATCGTCCCGGGGGAGGCGGACCGCGAGGAGGTCCAGCGGATCGTGTTCGAGGAGCTGTGCGTGGGCCGCGTCGAGGACGCCTCCCGCCGCCGGCTGCTCGCCGTCGCCGCCGGCCTGGTCGCCGCCGGGGCCGAGGGGATCGTGCTGGGGTGCACGGAGCTGGAGCTCAGCGTGGGGCCGGACGACGCGCACGGCCTCGCCGTCCCGGTGTTCCCCACCACCGCCCTGCACTGCCGGGCCGCGCTGGACCTGGCCCTGGGGGGCTGA